ACTGTTGGGGGGATCTCGTTCGGAACGGCTCGCCACGAACAGCGGATACGGTGGCCCGGCGGGCTGCTGTCAGTGGCACACTCACGCGCCGCCGCGGTCGCGGCGGCTGGGTCGATTGGTGGGCACGCGGCTGTTCGTCCGCCCCTCGTACACTCTAGAAAATATAATCATTGAAAGTCTAAATTAAATCAACAAGGTAATGTAAGCATACCTCGATAGATGAGGCATGTTAGACAAGCGGATTCTAGTCACGGGCGGTGCCGGGTTCATCGGATCGAACTTCGCGAATACGCTCGCAGATGACAACGATGTCATCGCCGTCGACAGCGGCTATCTTGGCACGCCGGAGAATCTGAACGACGACGTGGAGTACCGGAATCAGAGCGTCCTCGACGACGACCTGCCGACGGACGTCGATGTCGTCGTCCACCTGGCGGCACTGTCGTCCTACGCGATGCACGAGGACGACCCCACGAAGGGTGCTCGCGTCAACGTCGAGGGGTTCGTCAACACCGTCGACCAGGCCCGACAGGACGGCTGTGACACCGTCGTCTACGCGACGACGTCGTCCATCTACGGAAGCCGCACGGAACCGTCGCCAGAGGATATGCCCGTCGAGACGAACACCGGCTACGAGGCCTCCAAACTCGCCCGTGAACGCTACGGCGAGTACTTCGCGAACCACTACGACATGAATATGGCGGGGCTCCGGTTCTTTTCCGTCTACCAGGGCTACGGGGGCGCCGAAGAACACAAGGGCGAATACGCGAACGTCATCGCGCAGTTCGCCGATGAC
This sequence is a window from Haloarcula salinisoli. Protein-coding genes within it:
- a CDS encoding NAD-dependent epimerase/dehydratase family protein, which translates into the protein MLDKRILVTGGAGFIGSNFANTLADDNDVIAVDSGYLGTPENLNDDVEYRNQSVLDDDLPTDVDVVVHLAALSSYAMHEDDPTKGARVNVEGFVNTVDQARQDGCDTVVYATTSSIYGSRTEPSPEDMPVETNTGYEASKLARERYGEYFANHYDMNMAGLRFFSVYQGYGGAEEHKGEYANVIAQFADDIAHGTRPKLYGDGEQTRDFTHVSDIVRGIEQTAEHELTGIYNLGTGERYSFNTVVEMINDELGTDVAPAYVENPIPEDVYVHDTCADATKIQEATGWTPQIDFQTGIERVCRQYTEQQSTSPPN